The DNA sequence TTCTTGAGCACCGACTGCTCCACGGCCCGGGCGTAGAGCGGTCCGAGGGCCGCGGACGCCGAGACCACGGCGGCGAGCAGGACGACCAGCACGGCCTGCCGGGGCCGGTGGCGCAGGGCGGCGACGGTCACCGACCCACCGGCCATCGCTCGCGTCCCTTCCGTCCGCCGTTTCCTGGCGCACCAGGTCGCCGGGCCACGATGCCGGATGCCCGGACCACGCGGCAGCCCGGGGTCGTGATCGTGACGGGATCGTTGCGGGTCCGGAGCCCGGGCGTCACACCACCCGGGGTCAGCCGGGAGGTCGGGCTGCTCCCGGGGCGCGACGTACGTCGTAGGCGAGGTGCACCGCGCCGCTGCCGAACCCGCGCTCGGACCGCAGCCGCAGGTCGAGGCGGACCCCGTCGGGCAGCGCCGGCGTGCCGCCGCCCACGATCACCGGGTGCAGGTAGAGGTGCAGCCGGTCGACGATGCCGGCCTGCAGGGCGTGCGCCGCGAGGGTCGGCCCGCCCACCGACACGTCGCGCTCCGCCGCGTCGACCAGCCGGCGGACCTCGACCGGGTCGAACCGGCGCTCGAGCCGCGTCCTGGCCGTGGTCACCCGGTCCAGCGTCGTGGAGTAGACGACCTTGTCCGCGCCGCGCCAGATCTGCGCGTAGTCGCGGATGACCGGCTCGTCGCCCTCGAGGGTCTCCCAGGCGGCGAGAACCTCGTACATGCGGCGGC is a window from the Actinomycetes bacterium genome containing:
- a CDS encoding dihydrofolate reductase family protein translates to MSNLVYSAIASLDGYVADADGSFEWAAPDRDLHQAVNEAERPLGTCLYGRRMYEVLAAWETLEGDEPVIRDYAQIWRGADKVVYSTTLDRVTTARTRLERRFDPVEVRRLVDAAERDVSVGGPTLAAHALQAGIVDRLHLYLHPVIVGGGTPALPDGVRLDLRLRSERGFGSGAVHLAYDVRRAPGAARPPG